One part of the Marinobacter sp. M3C genome encodes these proteins:
- a CDS encoding TRAP transporter small permease subunit, with protein MSSFIRFYDRLVNAFAFLAGLMLIWLMVAVVLSVLIRNFGAQPPAWLFTSTEYSMFYLTLLGAPWLVREKGHVYIEVAISNLPPKILDAVSRLVMLICAVISFVLAWKGLELVISNIQGGDYDVRTYFVPMWILTVAYPISFALMGIEFTRFIFSKNAFHSVQSGEL; from the coding sequence ATGTCTTCATTCATTCGCTTCTATGACAGGTTAGTTAATGCCTTTGCATTTTTAGCTGGGCTAATGCTGATCTGGTTGATGGTTGCGGTGGTTTTGTCGGTGCTGATTCGAAACTTTGGCGCTCAACCTCCGGCCTGGCTGTTTACCTCGACTGAATATTCAATGTTTTATCTTACCTTGCTCGGGGCGCCTTGGCTGGTTCGGGAGAAAGGACATGTTTATATTGAAGTGGCCATAAGTAATTTACCTCCAAAAATTCTAGATGCGGTGTCCAGACTGGTTATGTTGATTTGCGCGGTCATTAGCTTTGTACTTGCCTGGAAAGGTTTGGAGTTGGTAATTTCTAACATTCAGGGCGGTGATTACGATGTTAGAACCTATTTCGTTCCAATGTGGATTCTTACTGTCGCTTATCCGATTAGCTTTGCGCTAATGGGAATCGAGTTTACTCGTTTTATTTTTTCCAAAAATGCTTTCCATAGCGTTCAAAGCGGGGAACTCTAA